A stretch of Camelina sativa cultivar DH55 chromosome 18, Cs, whole genome shotgun sequence DNA encodes these proteins:
- the LOC104760774 gene encoding uncharacterized protein LOC104760774, whose translation MHYTMNGDPETEMMDTDSAETFILDKPGTARDFLSAARRLVDQGEPSQALQAVVMAMRTQGGDEAVLQILNRTRELYKRRIQETASMDQLASIFAECAITEAQPLGHEPTSKGLFGTKESVAADAHGISILEKSGRSQIMLDAFADGSSFICLQCGGLVSIHRKDEHYAYWCSNM comes from the exons ATGCATTACACCATGAACGGTGATCCCGAGACGGAGATGATGGATACGGACTCCGCCGAGACGTTTATCCTCGACAAACCAGGCACCGCCAGAGATTTCCTCTCCGCCGCTCGGAGGCTCGTCGATCAAGGAGAGCCATCACAAGCTCTTCAAGCG GTCGTGATGGCGATGAGAACCCAAGGAGGAGATGAGGCAGTACTTCAGATTCTGAACCGTACCCGTGAACTTTACAAGCGTAGAATCCAAGAAACAGCTAGTATGGATCAGCTGGCTTCTATATTTGCAGAGTGTGCCATTACAGAAGCACAGCCTCTTGGGCATGAGCCAACATCAAAAGGCTTATTTGGTACCAAAGAATCAGTTGCAGCAGATGCTCACGGCATATCTATCCTGGAAAAAAGCGGGAGGTCACAGATCATGCTCGATGCCTTTGCTGACGGAAGCAGCTTTATCTGTCTGCAATGCGGTGGTCTGGTGAGCATCCATAGGAAAGATGAACACTATGCGTACTGGTGTAGCAATATGTAA
- the LOC104760775 gene encoding kinesin-like protein KIN-4A isoform X1, whose protein sequence is MESTPPDDCSVKVAVHIRPLIGDEKMQGCKDCVTVITGKPQVQIGSHSFTFDHVYGSSGSPSTEMYEECAAPLVDGLFQGYNATVLAYGQTGSGKTYTMGTGCGDSSQTGIIPQVMNALFNKMETLKQQIEFQIHVSFIEIHKEEVQDLLDPCTVNKSDTSSTGHVGKVTHVPGKPPIQIRETSNGVITLAGSTEVSVSTLKEMAACLDQGSVSRATGSTNMNNQSSRSHAIFTITVEQMRKINTDSPENGAYNGSLKEEYLCAKLHLVDLAGSERAKRTGSDGLRFKEGVHINKGLLALGNVISALGDEKKRKDGAHVPYRDSKLTRLLQDSLGGNSRTVMIACISPADINAEETLNTLKYANRARNIRNKPVVNRDPVSSEMLKMRQQVEYLQAELSLRNGGSSCAEIQVLKERISWLETANEDLCRELHEYRSRCPGVEHSDKDFKDIRADDFVGSVRPDGLKRSLHSIESSNYPMVEATTGDSREIDEEAKEWEHKLLQNSMDKELHELNRRLEEKESEMKLFDGYDPAALKQHFGKKIAEVEDEKRSVQEERNRLLAEIENLASDGQAQKLQDVHAQNLKALEAQILDLKKKQESQVQLLKQKQKSDDAARRLQDEIQSIKAQKVQLQHRMKQEAEQFRQWKASREKELLQLRKEGRKSEYERHKLQALNQRQKMVLQRKTEEAAMATKRLKELLEARKSSPREHTAGTNGFGTNGQVQTNEKSLQRWLDHELEVMVNVHEVRHEYEKQSHVRAALAEELAVLRQVDEFAVKGLSPPRGKNGFARASSLSPNARMARISSLENMLGISSNSLVAMASQLSEAEERERAFTNRGRWNQLRSMGEAKNLLQYMFNSLAETRCQLWEKDVEIKEMKDQFKEIVGLLRQSELRRKEAEKELKLREQAVATLGTPPSSVKDLAEDRSTTSPMTVPAQKQLKFTPGIANGKVRGSATFIDTNKKMVPMGQVSMRKLSAVGKQGGKLWRWKRSHHQWIVQFKWKWQKPWRLSEWIRHSDETLLKSKPRHKALPNKIM, encoded by the exons ATGGAATCGACGCCGCCGGATGATTGTTCCGTTAAGGTTGCTGTTCACATCAGACCGCTCATCGGCGACGAAAAGATGCAAGGTTGTAAAGATTGCGTCACTGTCATTACCGGTAAACCACAG GTACAAATTGGATCACATTCATTTACATTCGATCATGTATATGGGAGCTCTGGTTCCCCATCTACTGAAATGTATGAAGAATGCGCTGCCCCGCTCGTTGATGGTTTGTTTCAAGGCTACAATGCTACTGTTCTTGCTTATGGACAGACGGGTTCGGGTAAAACATACACAATGGGTACGGGCTGCGGAGACAGCAGCCAAACCGGAATCATCCCTCAAGTTATGAACGCTCTCTTCAACAAGATGGAGACTTTGAAGCAGCAGATTGAGTTTCAGATCCATGTTTCTTTTATCGAG ATTCATAAAGAAGAGGTTCAAGATTTGCTGGATCCTTGCACTGTTAACAAATCAGACACTAGTAGCACTGGGCACGTTGGGAAGGTAACACATGTCCCTGGGAAGCCACCAATACAGATACGAGAAACATCCAATGGTGTTATCACACTAGCGGGATCCACAGAAGTCAGCGTTAGTACGCTGAAAGAGATGGCAGCTTGTCTTGACCAAGGGTCTGTCAGCAGGGCTACCGGTAGTACTAACATGAATAATCAGTCCAG TCGTTCACATGCCATTTTCACAATCACCGTGGAGCAGATGCGCAAAATTAACACGGATTCTCCTGAAAACGGTGCTTATAATGGGAGCTTGAAAGAAGAATATCTGTGTGCCAAGTTGCACCTAGTAGACCTTGCTGGTTCAGAACGAGCCAAAAGAACTGGTTCTGATGGTTTAAGATTTAAGGAAG GGGTTCACATAAATAAAGGCCTCCTTGCACTCGGTAATGTCATCAGTGCGCTCGGTGATGAGAAAAAGCGTAAAGACGGTGCCCATGTTCCTTACAGAGACAGTAAACTTACACGGCTTCTgcag gattccCTTGGGGGCAACAGCAGAACTGTGATGATAG CTTGCATCAGTCCGGCAGATATTAACGCGGAGGAAACACTTAACACTTTAAAATATGCAAATCGTGCTCGAAACATCCGGAATAAACCTGTT GTTAATAGAGATCCTGTCTCCAGTGAGATGCTAAAAATGCGCCAACAGGTAGAATACTTGCAGGCAGAGCTCTCTTTAAGGAACGGAGGATCCTCATGTGCAGAAATCCAG gtTCTTAAGGAAAGGATTTCTTGGCTTGAAACTGCTAACGAAGACCTTTGCCGTGAACTTCATGAGTACCGTAGCAGATGTCCTGGTGTAGAGCATTCTGATAAAGACTTTAAAGACATACGAGCT GATGATTTTGTTGGTTCTGTCAGACCAGATGGGCTTAAAAGGAGCTTGCACAGTATCGAGTCCTCAAATTATCCCATGGTTGAAGCCACAACAG GTGATTCCAGGGAAATAGACGAAGAGGCAAAGGAGTGGGAGCACAAGCTCTTGCAAAATAGTATGGACAAAGAGTTGCATGAACTGAACCGCCGTCTAGAGGAAAAAGAG TCTGAAATGAAGCTCTTTGACGGGTATGATCCGGCTGCGCTAAAGCAAcattttggaaagaaaattgCAGAAGTGGAGGATGAAAAGAGATCTGTTCAG GAAGAGAGAAACCGTTTGTTGGCTGAAATTGAGAACCTTGCTTCTGATGGTCAAGCACAGAAGTTGCAAGATGTGCATGCTCAGAACTTAAAAGCGCTTGAAGCACAGATTCTAGACCTTAAGAAAAAGCAAGAGAGCCAGGTTCAGCTACTGAAGCAGAAACAAAAGAGTGATGACGCGGCTCGGAGGTTACAAGATGAAATCCAATCCATCAAGGCACAAAAg GTTCAACTTCAACACAGAATGAAACAAGAAGCAGAACAGTTTAGACAGTGGAAAGCCTCCCGGGAGAAGGAACTTTTGCAG TTACGGAAAGAAGGGAGAAAGAGCGAGTATGAAAGGCACAAGCTGCAAGCTTTAAATCAGCGCCAGAAAATG GTTCTTCAGAGGAAGACAGAAGAAGCTGCAATGGCTACCAAAAGGTTGAAAGAGTTGTTGGAAGCTCGGAAATCATCTCCTCGTGAACATACTG CTGGTACAAATGGCTTTGGAACAAATGGTCAGGTACAG ACCAATGAGAAGTCGTTGCAGCGTTGGCTTGATCATGAGTTGGAAGTCATGGTGAATGTGCATGAAGTACGTCATGAGTACGAGAAACAAAGCCATGT ACGCGCTGCTCTGGCCGAAGAGTTGGCTGTTTTAAGACAAGTGGATGAGTTTGCAGTGAAAGGGTTAAGTCCTCCAAGAGGAAAGAATGGCTTTGCTAg gGCGTCATCGTTGTCACCTAATGCAAGGATGGCCCGGATATCGTCACTTGAGAACATGCTCGGTATATCTTCTAATTCTCTAGTAGCAATGGCGTCACAACTCTCTGAGGCAGAAGAAAGGGAGCGTGCCTTTACAAACCGTGGCCGCTGGAACCAGCTACGATCAATGGGAGAGGCAAAGAATTTGCTTCAGTATATGTTCAATTCTCTTGCCGAAACAAG gtGCCAATTATGGGAGAAAGATGTAGAAATCAAAGAAATGAAAGATCAGTTCAAAGAAATTGTTGGCCTTCTGAGGCAGAGTGAGTTAAGAAGGAAAGAAGCAGAAAAGGAGTTAAAATTGAGGGAGCAAGCAGTTGCAACTTTA GGAACCCCACCGAGTTCAGTGAAAGATTTAGCTGAAGACCGGAGCACAACGTCTCCAATGACCGTGCCAGCACAGAAACAGCTCAAGTTTACCCCAGGGATTGCTAACGGGAAAGTTAGAGGATCGGCTACATTTATTGATACAAACAAGAag ATGGTACCGATGGGACAAGTATCGATGAGAAAACTATCAGCCGTAGGAAAACAAGGTGGGAAACTTTGGAGGTGGAAGAGAAGTCATCACCAGTGGATCGTTCAATTTAAATGGAAGTGGCAAAAGCCATGGAGACTCTCTGAGTGGATTAGGCACAGTGACGAAACACTCCTCAAGTCAAAACCACGACACAAGGCTCTGCCTAATAAGATCATGTGA
- the LOC104760775 gene encoding kinesin-like protein KIN-4A isoform X2, which produces MESTPPDDCSVKVAVHIRPLIGDEKMQGCKDCVTVITGKPQVQIGSHSFTFDHVYGSSGSPSTEMYEECAAPLVDGLFQGYNATVLAYGQTGSGKTYTMGTGCGDSSQTGIIPQVMNALFNKMETLKQQIEFQIHVSFIEIHKEEVQDLLDPCTVNKSDTSSTGHVGKVTHVPGKPPIQIRETSNGVITLAGSTEVSVSTLKEMAACLDQGSVSRATGSTNMNNQSSRSHAIFTITVEQMRKINTDSPENGAYNGSLKEEYLCAKLHLVDLAGSERAKRTGSDGLRFKEGVHINKGLLALGNVISALGDEKKRKDGAHVPYRDSKLTRLLQDSLGGNSRTVMIACISPADINAEETLNTLKYANRARNIRNKPVVNRDPVSSEMLKMRQQVEYLQAELSLRNGGSSCAEIQVLKERISWLETANEDLCRELHEYRSRCPGVEHSDKDFKDIRADDFVGSVRPDGLKRSLHSIESSNYPMVEATTGDSREIDEEAKEWEHKLLQNSMDKELHELNRRLEEKESEMKLFDGYDPAALKQHFGKKIAEVEDEKRSVQEERNRLLAEIENLASDGQAQKLQDVHAQNLKALEAQILDLKKKQESQVQLLKQKQKSDDAARRLQDEIQSIKAQKVQLQHRMKQEAEQFRQWKASREKELLQLRKEGRKSEYERHKLQALNQRQKMVLQRKTEEAAMATKRLKELLEARKSSPREHTAGTNGFGTNGQTNEKSLQRWLDHELEVMVNVHEVRHEYEKQSHVRAALAEELAVLRQVDEFAVKGLSPPRGKNGFARASSLSPNARMARISSLENMLGISSNSLVAMASQLSEAEERERAFTNRGRWNQLRSMGEAKNLLQYMFNSLAETRCQLWEKDVEIKEMKDQFKEIVGLLRQSELRRKEAEKELKLREQAVATLGTPPSSVKDLAEDRSTTSPMTVPAQKQLKFTPGIANGKVRGSATFIDTNKKMVPMGQVSMRKLSAVGKQGGKLWRWKRSHHQWIVQFKWKWQKPWRLSEWIRHSDETLLKSKPRHKALPNKIM; this is translated from the exons ATGGAATCGACGCCGCCGGATGATTGTTCCGTTAAGGTTGCTGTTCACATCAGACCGCTCATCGGCGACGAAAAGATGCAAGGTTGTAAAGATTGCGTCACTGTCATTACCGGTAAACCACAG GTACAAATTGGATCACATTCATTTACATTCGATCATGTATATGGGAGCTCTGGTTCCCCATCTACTGAAATGTATGAAGAATGCGCTGCCCCGCTCGTTGATGGTTTGTTTCAAGGCTACAATGCTACTGTTCTTGCTTATGGACAGACGGGTTCGGGTAAAACATACACAATGGGTACGGGCTGCGGAGACAGCAGCCAAACCGGAATCATCCCTCAAGTTATGAACGCTCTCTTCAACAAGATGGAGACTTTGAAGCAGCAGATTGAGTTTCAGATCCATGTTTCTTTTATCGAG ATTCATAAAGAAGAGGTTCAAGATTTGCTGGATCCTTGCACTGTTAACAAATCAGACACTAGTAGCACTGGGCACGTTGGGAAGGTAACACATGTCCCTGGGAAGCCACCAATACAGATACGAGAAACATCCAATGGTGTTATCACACTAGCGGGATCCACAGAAGTCAGCGTTAGTACGCTGAAAGAGATGGCAGCTTGTCTTGACCAAGGGTCTGTCAGCAGGGCTACCGGTAGTACTAACATGAATAATCAGTCCAG TCGTTCACATGCCATTTTCACAATCACCGTGGAGCAGATGCGCAAAATTAACACGGATTCTCCTGAAAACGGTGCTTATAATGGGAGCTTGAAAGAAGAATATCTGTGTGCCAAGTTGCACCTAGTAGACCTTGCTGGTTCAGAACGAGCCAAAAGAACTGGTTCTGATGGTTTAAGATTTAAGGAAG GGGTTCACATAAATAAAGGCCTCCTTGCACTCGGTAATGTCATCAGTGCGCTCGGTGATGAGAAAAAGCGTAAAGACGGTGCCCATGTTCCTTACAGAGACAGTAAACTTACACGGCTTCTgcag gattccCTTGGGGGCAACAGCAGAACTGTGATGATAG CTTGCATCAGTCCGGCAGATATTAACGCGGAGGAAACACTTAACACTTTAAAATATGCAAATCGTGCTCGAAACATCCGGAATAAACCTGTT GTTAATAGAGATCCTGTCTCCAGTGAGATGCTAAAAATGCGCCAACAGGTAGAATACTTGCAGGCAGAGCTCTCTTTAAGGAACGGAGGATCCTCATGTGCAGAAATCCAG gtTCTTAAGGAAAGGATTTCTTGGCTTGAAACTGCTAACGAAGACCTTTGCCGTGAACTTCATGAGTACCGTAGCAGATGTCCTGGTGTAGAGCATTCTGATAAAGACTTTAAAGACATACGAGCT GATGATTTTGTTGGTTCTGTCAGACCAGATGGGCTTAAAAGGAGCTTGCACAGTATCGAGTCCTCAAATTATCCCATGGTTGAAGCCACAACAG GTGATTCCAGGGAAATAGACGAAGAGGCAAAGGAGTGGGAGCACAAGCTCTTGCAAAATAGTATGGACAAAGAGTTGCATGAACTGAACCGCCGTCTAGAGGAAAAAGAG TCTGAAATGAAGCTCTTTGACGGGTATGATCCGGCTGCGCTAAAGCAAcattttggaaagaaaattgCAGAAGTGGAGGATGAAAAGAGATCTGTTCAG GAAGAGAGAAACCGTTTGTTGGCTGAAATTGAGAACCTTGCTTCTGATGGTCAAGCACAGAAGTTGCAAGATGTGCATGCTCAGAACTTAAAAGCGCTTGAAGCACAGATTCTAGACCTTAAGAAAAAGCAAGAGAGCCAGGTTCAGCTACTGAAGCAGAAACAAAAGAGTGATGACGCGGCTCGGAGGTTACAAGATGAAATCCAATCCATCAAGGCACAAAAg GTTCAACTTCAACACAGAATGAAACAAGAAGCAGAACAGTTTAGACAGTGGAAAGCCTCCCGGGAGAAGGAACTTTTGCAG TTACGGAAAGAAGGGAGAAAGAGCGAGTATGAAAGGCACAAGCTGCAAGCTTTAAATCAGCGCCAGAAAATG GTTCTTCAGAGGAAGACAGAAGAAGCTGCAATGGCTACCAAAAGGTTGAAAGAGTTGTTGGAAGCTCGGAAATCATCTCCTCGTGAACATACTG CTGGTACAAATGGCTTTGGAACAAATGGTCAG ACCAATGAGAAGTCGTTGCAGCGTTGGCTTGATCATGAGTTGGAAGTCATGGTGAATGTGCATGAAGTACGTCATGAGTACGAGAAACAAAGCCATGT ACGCGCTGCTCTGGCCGAAGAGTTGGCTGTTTTAAGACAAGTGGATGAGTTTGCAGTGAAAGGGTTAAGTCCTCCAAGAGGAAAGAATGGCTTTGCTAg gGCGTCATCGTTGTCACCTAATGCAAGGATGGCCCGGATATCGTCACTTGAGAACATGCTCGGTATATCTTCTAATTCTCTAGTAGCAATGGCGTCACAACTCTCTGAGGCAGAAGAAAGGGAGCGTGCCTTTACAAACCGTGGCCGCTGGAACCAGCTACGATCAATGGGAGAGGCAAAGAATTTGCTTCAGTATATGTTCAATTCTCTTGCCGAAACAAG gtGCCAATTATGGGAGAAAGATGTAGAAATCAAAGAAATGAAAGATCAGTTCAAAGAAATTGTTGGCCTTCTGAGGCAGAGTGAGTTAAGAAGGAAAGAAGCAGAAAAGGAGTTAAAATTGAGGGAGCAAGCAGTTGCAACTTTA GGAACCCCACCGAGTTCAGTGAAAGATTTAGCTGAAGACCGGAGCACAACGTCTCCAATGACCGTGCCAGCACAGAAACAGCTCAAGTTTACCCCAGGGATTGCTAACGGGAAAGTTAGAGGATCGGCTACATTTATTGATACAAACAAGAag ATGGTACCGATGGGACAAGTATCGATGAGAAAACTATCAGCCGTAGGAAAACAAGGTGGGAAACTTTGGAGGTGGAAGAGAAGTCATCACCAGTGGATCGTTCAATTTAAATGGAAGTGGCAAAAGCCATGGAGACTCTCTGAGTGGATTAGGCACAGTGACGAAACACTCCTCAAGTCAAAACCACGACACAAGGCTCTGCCTAATAAGATCATGTGA